The following coding sequences lie in one Arachis hypogaea cultivar Tifrunner chromosome 9, arahy.Tifrunner.gnm2.J5K5, whole genome shotgun sequence genomic window:
- the LOC112710488 gene encoding uncharacterized protein has product MHRVSALAFLLLLLSVATDASVHTYSGDKFADKGNAFVVHGGSEGIYSSAPNHNDTSSAANGDSYIRFERITFRRNKDFTNFSSLPIQAVVFEVEDRETIGGSAYGGQRAVCCTSDLAKLGVCTEGQVIHRPSAENSDWPKVFGVSFEMDEDVAALPLKSIEITKTGMYNLYFIHCDPRLKEIVVEGKTVWKNPSGYLPGRMAPMKIFYQFMSFAFVFLGIFWFSQYARSWKDVFPLQNCITVVITLGMFEMALWYFDYAEFNETGVRPMGTTIWAVTFGTVKRTVARMVILMVSMGYGVVRPTLGGLTSKVVMLGGTFFLASEVLELVENVGAVSDLSGKARLFLVLPSAVLDVFFILWIFTSLSATLNKLQARRMLVKLDIYRKFTNALAVAVIVSVGWICYELYFKSKDIYNEKWQNAWVIPAFWQVLSFSLLCVICVLWAPSQNSTRYAYRDDGSEEFDRDETTLTLIKPSPISKEVRSLPDDRSVQGNNGISNGDLEEDKTE; this is encoded by the exons ATGCATCGGGTCTCAGCTCTCGCGTTTCTTCTTCTACTGCTTTCTGTGGCCACCGACGCATCGGTTCACACTTACAGCGGTGACAAGTTCGCCGACAAAGGCAACGCCTTTGTTGTACACGGAGGCAGTGAAGGAATTTACTCTTCTGCCCCTAACCACAATGACACTTCTTCCGCTGCAAATGGCGACTCTTACATTAG GTTTGAAAGGATAACATTCCGCAGAAACAAAGACTTCACTAACTTTAGCTCATTGCCGATTCAAGCTGTTGTTTTTGAGGTTGAAGATAGGGAAACAATTGGCGGCTCAGCGTATGGGGGTCAAAGGGCTGTCTGTTGCACCAGTGATCTAGCAAAACTTGGTGTATGTACTGAAGGACAGGTTATTCACCGTCCTTCTGCGGAGAATTCAGATTGGCCTAAAGTATTTGGTGTCTCTTTTGAAATGGATGAAGATGTTGCGGCGCTGCCATTAAAATCTATAGAAATCACAAAAACTGGGATGTATAACTTATATTTCATCCATTGTGATCCAAGGCTCAAAGAAATTGTTGTGGAAGGGAAAACTGTATGGAAAAATCCATCTGGTTATTTGCCTGGAAGAATGGCACCGATGAAGATTTTCTACCAGTTCATGTCTTTTGCATTTGTTTTCCTTGGGATCTTTTGGTTCTCTCAGTATGCTAGGTCTTGGAAGGATGTATTCCCGCTGCAGAATTGTATTACTGTCGTTATAACGTTGGGGATGTTTGAGATGGCTCTGTGGTACTTCGACTATGCGGAATTCAATGAGACTGGAGTCAGACCAATGGGGACAACCATCTGGGCAGTCACCTTTGGGACTGTTAAACGCACAGTGGCACGAATGGTAATTTTGATGGTTTCGATGGGCTATGGTGTTGTGAGACCAACCCTTGGTGGGCTCACATCAAAGGTAGTTATGCTTGGTGGAACCTTCTTTCTCGCATCTGAAGTTCTCGAATTGGTAGAGAATGTTGGAGCAGTAAGTGATCTTTCTGGAAAGGCAAGACTGTTTTTGGTTCTTCCTTCTGCAGTATtggatgtgttcttcattctttGGATTTTCACTTCACTCTCTGCAACTTTAAACAAGCTTCAG GCCAGGAGGATGTTGGTAAAACTGGACATTTACAGGAAGTTCACTAACGCCTTGGCAGTCGCTGTGATTGTATCCGTGGGATGGATATGCTACGAG CTCTATTTCAAATCAAAGGATATATACAATGAGAAATGGCAAAATGCGTGGGTTATCCCAGCCTTTTGGCAAGTTCTATCATTTTCTCTCCTGTGTGTTATCTGTGTTCTATGGGCACCATCCCAAAATTCAACACG TTATGCTTACCGTGACGATGGGAGTGAAGAGTTTGACAGGGACGAGACTACTTTGACGCTCATAAAACCGTCGCCAATTTCAAAAGAAGTTCGAAGCTTGCCAGATGATAGATCAGTGCAAGGGAACAATGGAATTTCAAATGGTGATTTAGAAGAAGACAAGACGGAATAA